The genomic interval CTGAGCGCGTGTATCCGCTATGTCCAGGCGGACCGGCTGGAGCCCTCCTTCAAGATTTTCGCTCGGGTGGCGCACATCCAGCGCATGCTCTTCGAGCAGTGGAGTGTCCTGGAGACGCTCACGCCCAATGAATACCTGGAGTTCCGTGACGCGCTGGGGCCCGCGTCTGGCTTCCAGAGCTGGCAGTACCGGGCGCTGGAGTTCCTGTTGGGCAACAAGGATGTGAATGCCCTGGGTCCCTTCCGCCACCAGCCGGAAGTCCATGGAGAGCTGGAGCGGCTGCTCCAGTCGCCCAGCCTCTATGACGAGTTCCTGCGCTACCTGGCGAGGAAGGGTCATGCCATTCCGGAGGACCACGCCCGGCGGGACTGGCGTCAGCCCTATGAGAAGAGCCCCGCGGTGATGGAGGTCTTCCGGCGCATCTATGAGGACATCGACGCGCATTGGGATGCCTATGAGATGTGCGAGAAGCTGGTGGATACCGAGGAGCGCTTCCAGCTCTGGCGCTACCGCCACATGATGACGGTGATGCGCATCATCGGCTTCAAGCAGGGCACCGGTGGCTCCTCCGGCGTGGCCTTCCTCCGCAAGGCGTTGGATTTGCGATTCTTCCCGGAGTTGTGGGATGTGCGTACGGAGCTGACGCCACCGGGCGCCCGGGCTTCCAAACCCTCAACTTGAGCAGTGGATTCGGGCATGGCAGGCGTTGCGCGCCTGTCTTGACGTTCCGGTGGGATGAGAGGGATGGCGGGGCTGGGGTGGGTGAGACGCGTCACGTGTGAAACATCGACAATGTGACGGAGGTGGGGGTGGGGTGGGTGTGGGCGGGGGGAGGGGGTCGGGCTAGGCTGGGTGGACCATGTCCGCCGCGGCCCCCCTGCTCTTCGAGAAGGCGCACATCCTCTGTTACCGGACGTTCGACATCGCCGATGAAATCAACCTCGAGCGGGCGCGCAAGGCCGTGTCGGAGGACACCCGGCGCCTCAAGCTGTCGCGGGAGAACAGTCAGTACATCCAGCTCCCCAATCCGCCGTTGGCGTATGAGCTGGGCCGGCGGCCGCTCGCGCTGAAGGGGGGGCCTGTCACGGTGGATGCCACCGCGCGCCTGTTTGACCATGGCGCCGCGTCCATCATCCTGCGGGTTCCGGTGCTCCCGGGCACGTCATTGGAGGAGCTCACCCTGGTCGCGGACGAGCTCTATGACAGCCAGGCGTTGGAGGACCTGTCGCTGGAGCTGGTGGAGGGCGTGCGGCGCACCATCGCTCAGGCGGTGCAGGAGCCGCACCTGTGGGACCAGAACGAGAGCTACACGGTCATCTTCGCGGAGAGCATCCGGGGCAACCCTTCGGCGGAGGCGCTGCTCGCCGAGGCGGACCTGGCGCGGCTCTTGTTGGGGGAGCACGGGCAGACGCCGCTGTCGCGAAGGGAGAGCGAGGCCGTCACGCAGGTGCGCTTCAGCTACACCGTCAATGACCTGGTCGTCATCGACTGGAACAGCGCGTTCGTCTACGAGCCGTCGGGCTCCGGGGACATCCCGGACCTGCTCGAAATCGCCAACGCGCAGCTGTTGGAGTTCCGCTACTACGACGAGCGGTTGGACACGCACATCGCGCGCATCCACGACGAGGTGCAGGCCAAGCGGCATGGGTGGACGCGGCTGTTCCGCAGCCCCTACCGCACGCTGACGCGGCAGACGCTCACCACGCTGGTGGACCTCAACGAGTTCATCGAGCGGGTGGACAACAGCCTGAAAATCATTGGCGACTTCTACCTGGCCAAGGTCTACGAGGGCGCGGTGAAGCGCATGCGCATCTCCGCGTGGCAGGGCTCCGTCACGCGCAAGCAGCAGTTGCTGGCGCAGACGTACGGACTGCTCAAGGGCGACGTGGACATCGACCGCTCCCACACGCTGGAGGCGGTCATCGTGCTGCTCATCGTCCTGGAGATCTTCTTCGCGTTCTTCAATGTGTTGGCTCACTGAAAGCCGCGCGGCCTTGTACCTGAGGACAGGTACCTTCGGGTTTCGCGGGTCCACTGGACATGGGACACTCGGGGCCTGGCGGTAGGGCCTACGGGGCCGGGGGGACGTGTGGGCATGAAGGTGCCCGAGAGCAACCTGGCGGCCGCGGCGGACCGCATGGCGCGGACCCTCGAGCGGCTGGCCATGGCGCCGTCCGTGCGGGCGGTGCTGGAGGCGCTGCTTCGCGAGGCGGCGTCGGCCCTCGGTGCGTCCGGAGCCTTCTTGTGTTGGCGAGAGGACGAAAGTGCCCCGCGAGTGCTCGCGACGCCCGGTCTGCCGGATGACGCCACCCGCGCGTGTGGCGAGCGCCTGCTGGAAGGAGCCCGGGACATCGATGGGGCGCTCCTGCCGTACGTGACGGTGGACCTGGAGCGCGACGTGCTCCTGGGAGAGGCGCGGGCGCGGCTGGGGGCGGTCTCATTGGTGTCGCTGCCGCTCACCTCCTCCGTGGGGGAAGGCGTCGTTGGCGTGTTGTGTGGCCTCCAGCGCGAGGGCTGGGCGCCGCAGGAGGAGGCGCTCCAGCGCTTCGGGTTGCAGGCGCGGCTGGCGGGGCTGGTGCTGGAGCGCGAGCAGGCGATGGACCGGGCGCGCGCGGAGGTGGGGCGGGCGGAGGTGTCCCGGTTGGGGCGCTTCCAGGCGGTGACGGAGGCGTTCGGCCAGACGCTCACGCGCGAGGAGGTGGCCCAGGTGGTGTTGGACTTGGGCCTTCCCGCGGTGGGGGCGGCGGCGGGCATGGTGCATCTGACGGCGGAAGGGGGCTCGGGGTCGGAGCGCTTCGCCTCGGTGGGCCTGACGGAGGGCGTGCTGGAGCCGTTGCGGGCCTTGTCCCGTGGGGGACAGGGGGGCGCGGCGCCGGTGTGGCTGGAGACGCGCGAGGCGGTGCGGGTGCGCTCGGCGAGGCTTTCGGACGCGATGGTGGAGGGGCCGCTGCGGGCGCTGGCGCTGCTTCCGCTGTTCGTGGAGGGGCGGGCGTTCGGCACGCTGGCGTTCGGCTTCGCTCGGGAGACGGGCTTCTCCGCGCTGGAGCGGGCGTCCATCATCGGACTGTCGCGGCAGTGTGGGCAGGCGCTGGAGCGCGCGCGGCTCTACGAGCGGGAGCACACCGCGCGGGTGGAGGCCGAGGCGTTGGGCGCGAGGCTGAGCCTGCTGGCGGACGCGAGCGCGCTCGTGTCCGGCTCGCTGGGGTGGGAGGAGACGGTGTCCGGCGTGGCTCGGCTGGCGCTGGGGCACTTCGCGGACGGGTGCGCGGTGGACTCGTACGAGGACGGGGTGGTGCGGCGGCTGGCGGTGCTGCACGCGGACCCGGAGAAGGCGGAGCGGGTGTTGGAGTTGACCAGCTTCCCGGCGGAGGCGGGGGCGTCCTCGCCGCTGACACGGGTGCTGGCCAGCGGTCAGCCTCGCATGGAGAAGCGCCGCACGCGGATGACGCCCGGCGAGGGGGGCGTGTTGCCGGTGTGGGGGGACAGCACGCTCATCATCACCCCGCTGGTGGCGCGGCAGCGTACGCTGGGGGCGCTCACCTTCGTGCGCGACGCGGAGCGCCCGCCCTTCGGCGTGGAGGACCTGTCGCTGGCGGAGGAGTTGGCGCGGCGCGCGGCGCTGGCCATGGACAACGCGCGGCTGTTCCGCGCGGCGCGCGCCGCGGAGGAGGAGAGCCGCCGCAGCGCCGCGCGGTTGCATGTGCTGGTGCAGGTCAGCCAGCTCATCGCCGAGGCGGGGTTGGACCTGCCCACGGTGCTGGACGTGCTGGCGCGCAAGGTGTCCGAGGCGCTGGGGGGCGGGTGTGTGTTGCAGCTGCTCGCCGAGGACCGGGAGCAGTTGGAGCTGGTGGCGGCGCACCATCCGGACCCGGCGGCGCGTGGGGTGTTGGAGTCGTCGCTGCGGATGAATCCGGCGCGGGTGGGGGAAGGTCTGTCGGGCCGGGTGGTGGCGACGGGGCAGACGCTCTTCGTGCCCCGGCTGAGCGCGGAGGAGCTGCTGGGCGACAGGTCACCGGAGGGGATTACGTTCCTGGAGCACTACGGGCCCCAGAGCCTCATCATCGTCCCCTTGGGCGCGCGGGGGCGGGTGCTGGGCACGCTGGGGGTCATCCGCGAGGCGCGCGGACGTGAGTACACCGCGGAGGAGCGCGCGCTCTTGGAGAGCCTGGCGGCGCGGGCGGCGCTGGCCATCGAGGATGCGCGGCTGTATGGCGCGGCCACCCAGGCGGTGAAGGCTCGCGACGAGCTGTTGTCCGTCGCGGGCCATGAGCTCAAGTCGCCGCTCAACGCGCTCCAGCTCCAGATTCACCTCCTGGCGCGCATGGCGAAGGACGCGATGGCGGCCAGTGGCCTGGCCGAGCGCGCGGAGAAGGCAGCGCGCGCGGGACAGCGCCTGGGGCTGCTCATCGACGACCTGCTGGACGTGTCCCGCATCAGCGCGGGGCGGCTGAGCCTCAACCGGGAGGACGTGGACCTGGCCTCGCTCACCCGGGAGCTGGTGTCGCGCATGTCCGAGGAGCTGGTGCGCGCGGGCAGCGAGGTGCGGCTGTTGGCGGACGCAGAGGTCGTCGGCCGGTGGGACCGGCTGCGGCTGGAGCAGGTGCTGGTGAACCTGCTGTCCAACGCGGCGAAGTATGGCGCGGGCCGCCCGGTGACGGTGCAGGTGGAGCCGCGCGAGGCCGGGGCGGCGCTGCTGGTGCGCGACCAGGGCATCGGCGTGGCGCTGGAGGACCAGGAGCGCATCTTCGAGCGCTTCGAGCGCTCCGAGTCCGCGCAGCACTTCAAGGGCCTGGGCCTGGGCCTCTGGATTACCAAGCGCATCGTCGAGGCCCACGGCGGAAGCATCCGCGTGGAGAGCCAGCCCGGCAAAGGCTCCACCTTCACCGTGGAGCTGCCGCTGTCCGGAGTCCCTCAGGCCTGAGGCGCACCGGACGCTGGCGGGGCGCTTCGCGGGGCCAGACGCACTCCCTCGGGATTGCTCGGCTTGCGGGGATTGCGCGAGGACTTCGTGGCTTGGGGTGTTGTCGGAGGGCCCGGAGTCCTCCCGGAGCGCGGGGAGGTGGGATACGCTGGCGTGCGTCCAAGGCCGTTCCGGACGCCGAGGCCGCCTACATGAGCGCATCCAGCCCCCTCTTCGGTGACCTTCTGCTCAAGCTGGGCCTGGTCACGCCCTCGCAGGTGCAGGAGGCGCTGGCGCTGCAGGCGCTGACGGGCCAGCGGGTGGGGGAGGCCCTCATCTCGCTGGGGTACGTCACGCGGGAGCAGATTCAGGACGCGCTCGGGGAGGCGTTGGGGCTGCATCAGGACAAGGGCCCCACCCAGCCCGCGTTGGGGGAGCTGCTGGTGGGGCTCAAGTACGTGACGCTCGCGCAGCTCGACGAGGCCCTGGCGCGTCAGCGTCGCGACGGCCGCCGGCTGGGTGAAATCCTCGTGGAGCTGGGGCACTGCACGTACAAGCAGATCTACGAGGCGCTGGGGTTGCAGAACCGCATCGCCGGGCGGCAGGAGAACCCGCGTCCCTTCATCGACGGCCGCCGCCGCGTCGTGGTGGTGGACGACAGCCCGCTGGCGTGCGCCTTCGTGCAGGAGGGCCTGGTGGGCCTGGGCTACGAGGTGCTGTGCTTCCAGGACCCGTTCGAGGCGCTGGAGGGCATGAGCCGGCTCCAGCCCGCCATCGTCCTCAGTGATTTGGAGATGCCGGGCCTGGACGGCGTGGAGCTGTGCCGCAGGCTGAAGGAGGGCCCCACGCGGGGGCTGCCGGTCATCATCCTCACGGCGAATGAC from Myxococcus stipitatus carries:
- a CDS encoding tryptophan 2,3-dioxygenase yields the protein MPGPMKTRDLEPGIITDLAGRTTYGEYLQLDRLLTAQVPRSQPPHHDELLFIIQHQTSELWMKLLIHELSACIRYVQADRLEPSFKIFARVAHIQRMLFEQWSVLETLTPNEYLEFRDALGPASGFQSWQYRALEFLLGNKDVNALGPFRHQPEVHGELERLLQSPSLYDEFLRYLARKGHAIPEDHARRDWRQPYEKSPAVMEVFRRIYEDIDAHWDAYEMCEKLVDTEERFQLWRYRHMMTVMRIIGFKQGTGGSSGVAFLRKALDLRFFPELWDVRTELTPPGARASKPST
- a CDS encoding GAF domain-containing protein; the encoded protein is MKVPESNLAAAADRMARTLERLAMAPSVRAVLEALLREAASALGASGAFLCWREDESAPRVLATPGLPDDATRACGERLLEGARDIDGALLPYVTVDLERDVLLGEARARLGAVSLVSLPLTSSVGEGVVGVLCGLQREGWAPQEEALQRFGLQARLAGLVLEREQAMDRARAEVGRAEVSRLGRFQAVTEAFGQTLTREEVAQVVLDLGLPAVGAAAGMVHLTAEGGSGSERFASVGLTEGVLEPLRALSRGGQGGAAPVWLETREAVRVRSARLSDAMVEGPLRALALLPLFVEGRAFGTLAFGFARETGFSALERASIIGLSRQCGQALERARLYEREHTARVEAEALGARLSLLADASALVSGSLGWEETVSGVARLALGHFADGCAVDSYEDGVVRRLAVLHADPEKAERVLELTSFPAEAGASSPLTRVLASGQPRMEKRRTRMTPGEGGVLPVWGDSTLIITPLVARQRTLGALTFVRDAERPPFGVEDLSLAEELARRAALAMDNARLFRAARAAEEESRRSAARLHVLVQVSQLIAEAGLDLPTVLDVLARKVSEALGGGCVLQLLAEDREQLELVAAHHPDPAARGVLESSLRMNPARVGEGLSGRVVATGQTLFVPRLSAEELLGDRSPEGITFLEHYGPQSLIIVPLGARGRVLGTLGVIREARGREYTAEERALLESLAARAALAIEDARLYGAATQAVKARDELLSVAGHELKSPLNALQLQIHLLARMAKDAMAASGLAERAEKAARAGQRLGLLIDDLLDVSRISAGRLSLNREDVDLASLTRELVSRMSEELVRAGSEVRLLADAEVVGRWDRLRLEQVLVNLLSNAAKYGAGRPVTVQVEPREAGAALLVRDQGIGVALEDQERIFERFERSESAQHFKGLGLGLWITKRIVEAHGGSIRVESQPGKGSTFTVELPLSGVPQA